The Tessaracoccus aquimaris sequence GGGCCATCACTCCTAGTGACCGCCCCCGCGTGTCCGGTGTTTGCCGACCCTCGATCAGCGTGCTTCTGTCGCCGAGCGCGTCACGCGAGGGTCGCGTCGAGCGTGATCTCGATGCCAGCCAGCGCCTGCGACACCGGGCAGTTGGCCTTCGCGTCGGCCGCGATCTCCTGGAACTTGTCCTGGTCCAGCCCGGGGACGACGGCCCTCAGGGTCAGGTGACTTCCGGTGATGCCGACACCAGGCTGGAAGCCGACCTCGGCCGTCGTGACGACCTCCTCGGGCGGGGTGCCGTTCTGCGCGAGGCCGTTGGACAGCGCCATCGAGAAGCACGACGCGTGCGCCGCGGCGATCAGTTCCTCGGGGGTGGTGGTCGAGTCGGAGCCCTCGCTGCGGGCCTTCCAGTTGATGGGGAAGGTGCCGAGGTGGGACGAGTCGAAGGCGACGTCGCCCGAGCCCTCGAACAGGGAGCCGCGCCAGGTGGTGGTTGCCTTGTTGGTGACGGACATGAATCCTCCAAAATCTTCGGGTACAAGCCAGCCTACGAGCCATTGGGCGACCGCGCGCCGTTCCCCTTGGAGCCACCCGTCAGGGGCGGGGCGCGCGTGCCGCGACCAACTCGTCGCCGAAGAACCTGCGCTCGATGTCGAGCATCGCGAGCCGGAGCGCGCCGCGCGCGACATGGTTGCCGCCGAGCGTCGAGATCCGGATCTCCGGCATCCGGAGCACCTGGGCAGCCAGGCTCGCCGAGAACCTCGGCACCCACAGTTCGGCGAACGCCGCAGCACGGCCGCCGATGACGAGCACCTCAGGATCGAGCATCAGCGTGACGGCTGCTGCCCCCGTCGCGACGTCGTCGGCAAATCTCTCGACCCGGGCAAGCGCCCCACGCTCACCACTGGCTGCCGCCCGAAACGCGAGATCCATGCCAGGAACGAGCGCGCCCTCATTGCCCACCAGGTCTCGGACCGCGCGACCCCACCGCACCGCGGGCAGCGCACCGACCTCGCCCGCCGCTCCCCCATGTCCGCGCAGCAGCATGCCGCCGACGGTGGCCGCCGCGCCGATCCGGGCGCCCGCGAGCACGAAGGCGACATCGTCGACGCCGTCAGCAACGCCCCACTGGCGTTCGGCGAGCAGCGCGACCTTGACGTCATTGCCGACCAGCACGGGCCAGCCGAATCGCCGCCCGAACCGTTGCGGCAGGTCGACCTCGGCCCAGCCCGGTAGCGGGCTGAACAGCGCCGTGCGCCCGGACGAGTCGACGGGCCCGGTGACGGCAATGCCCATCGCCCAGACCCGGCCGGGGTCGTTCACCATGGCGTCGATGAGTGCGTCGACGACGGCGAGGCGCGCGTCGGGCATCGCCTCGGGCGCGACCCCGGCGACCCTCTCGTCGAGCAGGGTTCCCGACAGGTCACCGACCACGACGCGGACGCCATGCACCCCGATGTCGACGCCGAGCAGGAGCCCCGCCGAGGCGTGGAAGCGGTGCCTGCGGGCAGGTCGGCCGCCGAGATCGGTCGTCGACATCCCGGCGGAGGCGATCCAGCCAAGCCGCTCGAGTTCTGCGAGCGCGCCATTCACGCTCGGCCTGGAGAGGCCCGTCGCTCCCGCCAACTCACTCGCGGTCGACCCCTCGGCCTCGCGCAGGTGCCGCAGCACCAGGTGGATGTTGAACCTGCGGACGTGACCGCTGTCGAGCGAGCCGGCCATGTCAGAGCGGGTATGGGCCGGGGAGACCGTCGACGGCCGCGGAGAAGTCCACGATCCGCTCGTCGATGGCGTAGCGGTACCGCGAGAGCTGACGGGTGTTCGGCCGGG is a genomic window containing:
- a CDS encoding OsmC family protein, with the translated sequence MSVTNKATTTWRGSLFEGSGDVAFDSSHLGTFPINWKARSEGSDSTTTPEELIAAAHASCFSMALSNGLAQNGTPPEEVVTTAEVGFQPGVGITGSHLTLRAVVPGLDQDKFQEIAADAKANCPVSQALAGIEITLDATLA
- a CDS encoding ROK family transcriptional regulator is translated as MAGSLDSGHVRRFNIHLVLRHLREAEGSTASELAGATGLSRPSVNGALAELERLGWIASAGMSTTDLGGRPARRHRFHASAGLLLGVDIGVHGVRVVVGDLSGTLLDERVAGVAPEAMPDARLAVVDALIDAMVNDPGRVWAMGIAVTGPVDSSGRTALFSPLPGWAEVDLPQRFGRRFGWPVLVGNDVKVALLAERQWGVADGVDDVAFVLAGARIGAAATVGGMLLRGHGGAAGEVGALPAVRWGRAVRDLVGNEGALVPGMDLAFRAAASGERGALARVERFADDVATGAAAVTLMLDPEVLVIGGRAAAFAELWVPRFSASLAAQVLRMPEIRISTLGGNHVARGALRLAMLDIERRFFGDELVAARAPRP